One genomic segment of Pongo pygmaeus isolate AG05252 chromosome 19, NHGRI_mPonPyg2-v2.0_pri, whole genome shotgun sequence includes these proteins:
- the LOC129017236 gene encoding keratin-associated protein 4-6-like produces the protein MVSSCCGSVCSDHGCGLETCCCPSCCQTTCCRPSCCVSSCCRPQCCQSVCCQPTCCRPSCCQTTCCRTTCCRPSCCVSSCCRPQCCQTTCCRPSCSVSSCCRPQCCQSVCCQPTCCHPSCCISSCCRPSSCVSRCCRPQCCQSVCCQPTCCRPSCCRPSCCESSCCRPCCCRPCCCLRPVCGRVSCHTTCYRPTCVISTCPRPLCCASSCC, from the coding sequence ATGGTCAGCTCCTGTTGTGGTTCCGTCTGCTCTGACCACGGCTGTGGCCTGGAGACCTGCTGCTGCCCCAGCTGCTGTCAGACCACCTGCTGCCGCCCCAGCTGCTGTGTGTCCAGCTGCTGCAGACCCCAGTGCTGCCAGTCTGTGTGCTGCCAGCCCACCTGCTGCCGTCCCAGCTGCTGTCAGACCACCTGCTGCAGGACCACCTGTTGCCGCCCTAGCTGCTGTGTATCCAGCTGCTGCAGACCCCAGTGCTGCCAGACCACCTGCTGCCGCCCCAGCTGCAGTGTGTCCAGCTGCTGCAGACCCCAGTGCTGCCAGTCTGTGTGCTGCCAGCCCACTTGCTGCCATCCCAGCTGCTGCATCTCCAGCTGCTGTCGCCCCAGCTCCTGTGTGTCCAGGTGCTGCAGGCCCCAGTGCTGCCAGTCTGTGTGCTGCCAGCCCACCTGCTGCCGTCCCAGCTGCTGCCGCCCCTCTTGCTGTGAATCCAGCTGCTGCCGCCCCTGCTGCTGCCGCCCCTGCTGCTGCCTGCGTCCAGTCTGTGGCCGAGTCTCCTGCCACACCACTTGCTATCGCCCAACCTGTGTCATTTCCACCTGCCCCCGTCCCTTGTGCTGTGCCTCCTCTTGCTGCTGA